In the genome of Pyrinomonadaceae bacterium, the window GAGCAGGATGTGCTCTCGGGTCTGCGGCATCGGACCATCGGTCGCGGCCACCACCAGAATCGCGCCGTCCATCTGCGCCGCGCCGGTGATCATGTTCTTCACATAGTCGGCGTGACCCGGACAGTCCACGTGCGCGTAGTGACGATTAGGCGTCTCGTACTCGACGTGCGCGGTCGCGATCGTGATGCCTCTGGCTTTCTCTTCCGGCGCCTTATCAATCTGATCGAAAGCCACAAACTGCACTTTCGGATTGTTCTTCGCCAAAACTTTCGTGATGGCCGCCGTCAAAGTCGTCTTGCCATGGTCCACGTGCCCAATCGTCCCGATGTTCACGTGCGGCTTACTGCGATCAAATTTCTCTTTGCTCATTGTTCTCTCTCTGTCCCATCCCGTCCCATTCGCCCTATTCGTCCCATAAGACTTGTGGGACGAACGAGACCATTGGGACTAATTCTTTTTCTGGAGCCCGCGATGAGATTTGAACTCATGACCTCCTCCTTACCAAGGAGGCGCTCTACCCCTGAGCTACGCGGGCCGAGTCAAACATCAATCGCG includes:
- a CDS encoding GTP-binding protein, whose product is MSKEKFDRSKPHVNIGTIGHVDHGKTTLTAAITKVLAKNNPKVQFVAFDQIDKAPEEKARGITIATAHVEYETPNRHYAHVDCPGHADYVKNMITGAAQMDGAILVVAATDGPMPQTREHILL